A stretch of the Thermoanaerobaculia bacterium genome encodes the following:
- the folK gene encoding 2-amino-4-hydroxy-6-hydroxymethyldihydropteridine diphosphokinase gives MNRVIVGIGSNILPEHHVPAARQRIESKHHVLAVSSFLRTEPIGFSDQDDFVNGVILLETEMDCDELGQWLKGVEKELGRVRGRNRYGPRTIDLDILVFNGRIVDPDVQTRAFLMACIREVEPDFFN, from the coding sequence ATGAATCGAGTCATTGTGGGAATCGGTTCGAATATCTTACCGGAACACCATGTTCCAGCAGCACGACAGCGAATCGAGTCAAAGCACCATGTACTGGCAGTATCCTCCTTTCTTCGAACAGAGCCCATCGGATTTTCGGACCAGGATGATTTTGTCAACGGTGTGATTCTGCTGGAGACGGAAATGGACTGCGATGAGCTTGGACAGTGGTTGAAAGGCGTGGAAAAAGAGCTGGGAAGAGTTCGAGGCCGGAACCGATATGGACCTCGGACCATTGATCTCGATATCCTGGTTTTTAATGGCCGGATCGTTGATCCCGATGTACAGACCCGAGCCTTTCTCATGGCCTGCATCCGGGAAGTTGAACCTGATTTTTTCAACTGA
- a CDS encoding NAD(P)/FAD-dependent oxidoreductase: MRALKGKRITIAGAGPSGLAASIILAREGRTVEVIERGPHPGHRYTGGFQVIDDYSLSEGVVDFFHRTHLPRPDLFYPLQQAVFFTPDGKSHTVNSAKPYGYLIRRRIEGSLDRALFHAAQESGVTFQFQTIARSADITATGPKQVDGVSMERHFSTDSKTRIWVLFHPELAPGGYAYLFTHNGSGTFGTAITRKFRKLPSCFDASLNFFRYLEPVPMEDIQVGHSYMNFFIKNSAVEAGTLYSGEAGGFQDFLFGLGLRQAMATGVLAAESLLTGEDYDTLWKTLLGSRPRVSLVNRFLYELGGAFGLNRFIALAAEKDFQTFLRSWVRGTGFHHCLYPIVALLWKNRGTCGHTLIPHWCRRR; this comes from the coding sequence ATGAGAGCCTTGAAGGGTAAGCGCATTACAATCGCCGGAGCGGGTCCGTCAGGTCTCGCCGCTTCGATCATTCTGGCCCGAGAGGGCCGTACCGTGGAGGTCATTGAACGGGGACCCCATCCCGGACACCGCTACACAGGTGGATTCCAGGTTATCGATGACTACTCTCTTTCCGAGGGAGTTGTCGATTTTTTCCACCGCACTCACCTTCCCCGTCCCGATCTCTTTTATCCTCTCCAGCAGGCCGTCTTTTTCACACCGGACGGGAAATCTCATACTGTCAACTCGGCCAAACCCTATGGATATCTGATCCGTCGACGGATAGAAGGTTCACTGGACCGGGCCCTCTTCCATGCGGCACAGGAGTCTGGTGTAACCTTTCAATTTCAGACAATCGCCCGCAGTGCCGATATCACGGCCACCGGTCCAAAGCAGGTGGATGGAGTTTCCATGGAGAGGCATTTTTCCACGGATTCGAAAACGCGAATCTGGGTTCTTTTTCATCCGGAACTGGCACCCGGTGGATATGCCTATCTCTTCACCCATAATGGATCGGGTACGTTTGGAACGGCCATCACACGCAAATTCCGGAAATTACCATCCTGTTTTGATGCAAGCCTGAATTTTTTCCGGTACCTGGAACCTGTCCCCATGGAGGATATCCAGGTCGGTCATTCCTACATGAATTTTTTCATCAAAAATTCGGCAGTCGAAGCCGGTACGCTCTATTCGGGAGAAGCAGGAGGATTCCAGGATTTTCTCTTCGGTCTCGGGCTTCGCCAGGCCATGGCAACCGGGGTACTGGCGGCGGAAAGTCTTCTCACGGGTGAGGATTATGACACACTATGGAAGACCCTGCTGGGATCCAGACCGCGGGTCAGCCTGGTAAATCGATTCCTCTATGAACTGGGTGGAGCCTTCGGGTTGAATCGTTTTATCGCACTGGCAGCCGAGAAGGACTTCCAGACCTTTCTTCGTTCATGGGTCAGAGGAACGGGATTTCATCATTGCCTCTACCCAATCGTCGCGCTTTTATGGAAGAATAGAGGCACATGCGGACACACACTGATTCCCCACTGGTGTCGCCGGCGCTGA
- a CDS encoding squalene/phytoene synthase family protein: protein MRTHTDSPLVSPALKAEFHRCRDITYRHGPNFSVGFRFLPTDKRYAVFSAYAFCRYADDLADEGNPVDEALLEACETELSRTYNGSPTHPITRALARTLTRYPIPREAFQGLIDGCRRDFTHKRYESFEELSIYCDLVAATISDISLAIFGPLDQEAYRLGKDLAYGLQLTNILRDVGEDVSRNRIYLPLDELRRFGVTEEDILNCRNSPEYRSLMVFQVERARNYFRRARSLPEHVEPDARFTVRLMAGVYESILEKIGKHPERSLQQETTLSFAEKVWIVFSSFIR from the coding sequence ATGCGGACACACACTGATTCCCCACTGGTGTCGCCGGCGCTGAAAGCGGAGTTTCATCGATGCCGGGACATTACGTACCGGCACGGTCCGAATTTTTCCGTGGGATTTCGATTCCTCCCCACGGACAAACGATATGCCGTCTTCTCCGCCTACGCCTTCTGCCGTTACGCCGACGACCTCGCTGATGAGGGAAACCCTGTAGACGAGGCCCTCCTGGAAGCCTGTGAAACGGAACTATCCCGTACCTACAACGGATCGCCCACCCATCCAATTACACGTGCTCTTGCTCGAACGCTGACACGATACCCCATTCCCAGAGAGGCGTTTCAGGGATTAATCGATGGTTGCCGTCGCGATTTCACTCACAAACGCTATGAAAGCTTTGAGGAACTTTCAATATACTGTGATCTGGTGGCCGCAACCATTTCCGATATTTCCCTCGCGATCTTTGGACCTCTGGATCAAGAGGCTTACAGACTGGGAAAAGACCTGGCCTATGGGCTCCAATTGACCAATATCCTTCGTGATGTGGGGGAGGATGTATCCAGGAACAGGATCTATTTGCCGCTGGATGAGCTCCGCCGTTTTGGTGTGACGGAAGAAGATATTCTGAATTGCAGGAACAGCCCGGAATATCGATCTCTGATGGTATTTCAGGTAGAGCGGGCACGAAATTATTTTCGAAGAGCCCGATCCCTTCCGGAACATGTCGAGCCGGATGCCCGTTTTACCGTCCGTCTTATGGCTGGGGTCTATGAATCCATTCTCGAAAAGATCGGGAAGCACCCGGAACGATCCCTTCAACAGGAAACAACTCTTTCTTTTGCCGAGAAGGTCTGGATCGTTTTCTCGTCCTTTATCCGTTAA
- a CDS encoding adenine phosphoribosyltransferase, with translation MKLEKYIRDVPDFPKEGILFKDITPLLNDLYAFTTAVEAMADVARKWKAEKIVGIESRGFIFGSAVAYNLGIGFVPVRKPGKLPFTTIQETYSLEYGTDALEMHTDAFRKGERAVIIDDLLATGGTARAAFRLAESGGAEVMGAIFLVELAFLNGRDALKGKRVHTFISYERE, from the coding sequence ATGAAACTGGAGAAGTATATTCGCGACGTCCCGGATTTTCCCAAAGAGGGTATTCTATTCAAAGATATTACCCCTCTTCTGAATGATCTCTATGCATTTACGACGGCCGTTGAGGCGATGGCCGATGTGGCCCGCAAGTGGAAAGCCGAAAAGATCGTTGGCATTGAATCAAGAGGGTTTATCTTTGGAAGCGCGGTGGCCTACAACCTGGGAATAGGGTTCGTTCCCGTGAGAAAACCTGGAAAACTTCCCTTTACCACAATCCAGGAAACCTACAGCCTGGAATATGGAACAGATGCCCTTGAAATGCATACCGACGCATTTCGAAAGGGAGAACGGGCCGTGATCATCGATGATCTTCTGGCAACGGGCGGAACGGCCAGGGCAGCCTTCCGTCTGGCTGAGTCCGGAGGTGCGGAAGTCATGGGAGCCATCTTCCTCGTAGAACTTGCCTTTCTCAATGGAAGGGATGCTCTGAAAGGGAAACGCGTCCATACCTTTATTTCGTATGAGAGAGAATAA
- a CDS encoding tetratricopeptide repeat protein encodes MALAAIVGLVIGAIIGMVIGIKMGNRSGRQASEILETQLSDKERSLAEENTAREEERASMIKEHAHEIESYKASEEELKKKLHQAQKETQQLKRWADRQCRQLFDEFRTLWVSKKLPESYEEMVAYGGKKNHDSLRNQAEKLQIWMEQLSVSTPESLYLLGLWHTMEGHEREANAMFSEAAKKGLGLQAWLSLGDSYWDIQKQEKARDAYLHCMKSDDLPDRVFIRVASIAITHREYDEALLALERILSRKKNPLEVFTLAGHAYGMLHQDEKAIEVCEAGLKLYPDSPELLTKMIIPLTRLGRWEDAEASFQRALDLDASFAEAPLSMGVAHMHHGEDKKAVTFLKQALSLEERYPEALFCLGIIQNRQQKYKKALEYFQKAVEYKPDYAEAYYNMKESYEGLKDFDKAIAVLKKATTLNPAYK; translated from the coding sequence ATGGCACTGGCCGCCATTGTGGGTCTGGTTATCGGCGCAATCATCGGAATGGTGATCGGAATCAAGATGGGTAACCGTTCCGGAAGACAGGCGTCAGAAATCCTGGAAACCCAGCTTTCAGACAAAGAACGAAGCCTGGCAGAGGAAAATACAGCACGGGAAGAAGAACGGGCTTCCATGATCAAAGAGCACGCACATGAAATCGAATCCTATAAAGCCTCCGAAGAGGAGCTGAAAAAGAAACTCCATCAGGCTCAAAAAGAAACCCAGCAATTGAAGCGGTGGGCGGACCGTCAATGCCGTCAGCTCTTTGATGAATTTCGCACCCTCTGGGTATCGAAAAAGCTTCCCGAATCCTATGAAGAAATGGTAGCGTATGGTGGTAAAAAAAACCACGACTCTTTGAGAAACCAGGCTGAAAAACTGCAAATCTGGATGGAGCAGCTTTCTGTCAGTACTCCGGAATCACTCTATCTACTTGGATTGTGGCACACGATGGAGGGTCATGAACGAGAGGCCAATGCAATGTTTTCCGAGGCAGCCAAGAAGGGACTCGGTCTTCAGGCATGGCTATCTCTTGGCGACAGTTACTGGGATATCCAGAAACAGGAGAAAGCTCGGGATGCGTATCTTCATTGCATGAAGTCTGACGATCTTCCCGACCGTGTCTTTATCCGAGTGGCCTCGATTGCCATCACCCATCGAGAGTATGATGAAGCGCTTCTAGCCCTTGAACGAATTTTGAGCCGAAAGAAGAATCCTCTGGAGGTCTTTACGCTGGCGGGTCATGCGTACGGCATGCTCCATCAGGATGAAAAGGCCATTGAGGTATGTGAAGCGGGTCTTAAGCTCTATCCTGATTCTCCGGAGCTCCTTACGAAGATGATCATACCTCTCACACGTCTGGGTCGGTGGGAAGATGCCGAGGCATCCTTTCAGCGAGCTCTCGATCTCGATGCCTCTTTTGCCGAGGCCCCCCTTTCGATGGGAGTGGCTCATATGCACCATGGCGAGGATAAGAAAGCGGTGACGTTCCTCAAGCAGGCCCTCTCCCTCGAAGAGCGCTATCCCGAGGCACTTTTTTGCCTGGGGATAATTCAGAATCGTCAGCAGAAATATAAGAAGGCCCTTGAATACTTCCAGAAAGCTGTGGAATATAAACCGGACTATGCAGAGGCCTACTACAACATGAAGGAAAGCTACGAAGGCCTTAAGGATTTTGACAAGGCTATTGCAGTCCTGAAAAAGGCCACCACTTTAAACCCGGCGTACAAGTGA
- a CDS encoding SDR family oxidoreductase — MRENNRGKENLPETGKAALVTGGGRRIGQAVVLDLSQRGWDIALHYHNSESEALKTRDQVVAMGNRCEIFHCNLADEEDAGQLIPQVLSSFPHLQLLVNNASIFERATLSMTDPALLRRHLDINFVAPFILTRDFALHVGRGLIINIADTKVSENFTPYFAYTLSKKLLADFTAMAAKELGPGIRVNAVCPGLILPPSGEDENYLKRRSASLPLKQWGHVSDVTAAIQALIDQTFITGVCLYVDGGEHL; from the coding sequence ATGAGAGAGAATAACAGAGGTAAGGAAAACCTTCCGGAAACGGGCAAAGCCGCTTTGGTTACGGGAGGGGGGAGAAGAATCGGTCAGGCCGTTGTTCTCGATCTGTCCCAACGGGGATGGGACATTGCCCTTCATTACCATAATTCAGAATCGGAGGCCCTGAAAACACGGGATCAGGTGGTAGCCATGGGAAATCGTTGCGAGATCTTTCATTGCAATCTGGCAGATGAAGAAGATGCTGGACAATTGATTCCGCAAGTCCTGAGCTCATTTCCACACCTTCAGCTACTGGTGAATAATGCATCGATTTTTGAACGAGCCACCCTTTCCATGACTGACCCGGCCCTCCTTCGCAGGCACCTGGATATCAACTTTGTTGCCCCCTTTATTTTGACACGGGATTTTGCTTTACACGTCGGGCGGGGTCTTATTATCAACATCGCGGACACAAAGGTGTCTGAGAACTTTACGCCCTACTTTGCCTATACGCTTTCAAAGAAGCTTCTTGCGGATTTTACAGCAATGGCCGCAAAGGAACTCGGTCCCGGGATACGTGTCAATGCAGTGTGCCCCGGTCTGATTCTCCCACCCTCCGGGGAAGACGAGAATTATCTTAAACGAAGGAGTGCCTCTCTCCCTTTGAAGCAATGGGGGCATGTATCCGATGTGACTGCTGCGATTCAGGCCTTGATCGATCAGACTTTTATTACAGGAGTGTGCTTATATGTTGATGGCGGCGAACACCTCTGA
- a CDS encoding pyridoxal phosphate-dependent aminotransferase family protein, with amino-acid sequence MDLFEKCYAFKEDQKVREMGIYPYFRMISSQQDPVVIMDGKPLVMLGSNNYLGLTSHPKVKEAARDAISRYGAGCAGSRFLNGTLDIHVELEEKLAEFMGRDACIVFSTGFQANLGTIASIVGREDTIFIDKFNHASIIDGCRLSYGAVRKYNHNDMNHLEVFLKQEEEKRGRVIIVDGVFSMEGDLAPVQELYSLARKYGARLLVDDAHGVGVMGNRGRGTCEHFGLLGDVDLIVGTFSKSLATVGGFVVGDREVINWIKHTARTLIFSASPPPSTMASVIAALQIIDEEPELLSQLWENTHFMMKEFKNLGFDIGSSETPIIPIVVGEDQAAFIMSRKLQDSGVFVNPVISPATPPGRALIRTSYMATHRREHLEKALEAFRQVGKELGLIS; translated from the coding sequence GTGGATCTGTTTGAAAAATGTTATGCCTTCAAGGAGGATCAGAAGGTCAGAGAAATGGGCATTTATCCCTATTTCCGAATGATATCCTCCCAGCAGGACCCCGTGGTTATCATGGACGGTAAACCCCTGGTGATGCTCGGTTCCAATAACTACCTGGGCCTGACTTCTCATCCGAAGGTAAAAGAGGCGGCACGGGATGCAATCTCCCGGTACGGTGCAGGGTGTGCGGGCAGCCGGTTTTTGAATGGTACGCTGGATATACACGTGGAGCTGGAGGAAAAGCTCGCAGAATTTATGGGACGGGATGCCTGTATTGTCTTCTCCACCGGATTTCAAGCCAACCTCGGTACGATTGCTTCCATTGTAGGGCGCGAAGACACGATCTTTATTGACAAATTCAACCATGCTTCCATTATTGATGGATGCCGCCTTTCCTACGGCGCGGTTCGAAAATATAACCACAATGACATGAATCATCTGGAAGTCTTTCTCAAGCAGGAGGAAGAAAAGAGAGGAAGAGTCATCATTGTGGATGGTGTCTTTTCCATGGAGGGCGATCTTGCCCCGGTGCAGGAGCTGTACTCTCTTGCCCGCAAGTACGGAGCACGGCTTCTGGTGGATGACGCACACGGAGTTGGCGTCATGGGAAACCGGGGGAGAGGAACCTGCGAACATTTTGGGCTTCTCGGTGATGTCGATCTGATTGTGGGCACTTTTTCCAAGAGTCTGGCGACCGTAGGAGGATTTGTTGTGGGAGACCGGGAAGTGATCAACTGGATCAAGCATACGGCCAGGACTCTCATCTTTTCCGCCAGTCCGCCGCCCTCCACAATGGCTTCGGTGATCGCCGCGCTACAGATTATCGATGAGGAGCCGGAGCTTCTATCTCAACTCTGGGAAAATACCCATTTCATGATGAAGGAGTTCAAAAATCTGGGATTTGACATTGGCAGCAGTGAAACACCCATCATTCCCATTGTTGTGGGTGAAGATCAGGCCGCCTTCATCATGTCACGAAAACTTCAGGATAGTGGAGTCTTTGTGAACCCCGTCATTTCTCCCGCCACTCCTCCGGGCCGGGCTCTCATTCGAACGAGTTATATGGCGACCCATAGACGAGAACACCTTGAAAAGGCCCTTGAGGCCTTTCGGCAGGTTGGTAAGGAGCTTGGGCTGATCTCATGA
- a CDS encoding N-acetyltransferase, whose translation MTLEVRRVETRQDLRAFIDLPYRLHAGDPHWIPLLRMEVRKILGSGNPFWSHADHACFLAVRDGKTVGRIAAIVDYNHIRFHDETVGFWGFFESIEDPEVADSLFAEAEDFLCARGVHASRGPMNPSTNDECGLLIDGFDTPPRLMMPHNPPYYRDLVEHCGYGKIKDLYAYSYDITSEPLKRLERLSRRVRNHESSLIVRPINLKDFNRELQHVLDIYNSAWEKNWGFVPMDDDEVLYMAKRLKPLVEPRLLQLAFIEDEPAGFIMSLPDYNQVLRGLDGRLFPLNLFKILIRSRHIDALRVFTMGTKPEFRTRGLDAVLYGESFRAALDLGYKKAEFSWILEDNYLIQKVADMVGADRYKTYRIYERMLKEAA comes from the coding sequence ATGACATTGGAAGTCCGTCGGGTTGAAACCAGGCAAGACCTACGCGCATTCATAGATCTTCCTTACCGTCTCCATGCCGGTGACCCTCACTGGATTCCTCTCCTGCGTATGGAAGTCCGAAAGATTCTCGGATCGGGGAATCCATTCTGGAGCCATGCCGACCATGCCTGTTTCCTTGCCGTTCGTGACGGAAAAACCGTAGGCCGCATTGCGGCCATAGTCGATTACAATCACATCCGTTTTCACGATGAAACGGTCGGATTCTGGGGTTTCTTTGAATCCATCGAAGATCCCGAGGTCGCCGATTCCCTCTTTGCGGAGGCTGAAGATTTCCTGTGTGCCCGGGGTGTCCACGCTTCACGTGGCCCCATGAACCCTTCGACAAACGACGAATGTGGTCTCCTGATTGACGGGTTTGACACTCCGCCGCGGTTAATGATGCCCCATAATCCTCCGTATTACAGAGACCTTGTGGAACATTGCGGCTATGGAAAGATCAAGGACCTTTATGCTTACAGTTATGATATTACGTCGGAGCCTCTGAAGCGTCTGGAACGCCTTTCCAGACGGGTGAGGAACCATGAGTCATCTCTCATCGTTCGACCCATTAATCTCAAAGATTTTAACCGGGAGCTCCAGCATGTTCTGGATATCTACAACTCGGCATGGGAGAAAAACTGGGGCTTTGTTCCGATGGATGATGATGAAGTTCTATATATGGCCAAGCGTCTGAAACCTCTGGTCGAGCCGAGGCTTCTCCAACTGGCCTTCATCGAGGACGAACCTGCCGGGTTTATCATGTCGCTCCCTGATTATAACCAGGTTCTTCGAGGACTGGATGGGCGGCTCTTTCCTCTGAATCTCTTCAAAATTCTTATACGAAGCCGACATATCGATGCCCTGAGAGTCTTTACGATGGGAACCAAGCCGGAGTTTCGAACTCGTGGCCTCGATGCGGTTCTCTACGGTGAAAGTTTTCGGGCCGCGCTCGATCTGGGATATAAAAAGGCTGAATTTTCCTGGATTCTGGAAGACAATTATCTGATACAGAAAGTCGCCGACATGGTGGGAGCCGACCGGTACAAAACCTACCGGATTTACGAACGCATGTTAAAGGAAGCCGCATGA
- a CDS encoding YqaA family protein — protein sequence MGSLKNWMLSFLAGPYPGIALFCFAFAESSFFPIPPDIMLIPLVLARPEHWLLYAVITTVASVLGGMAGYLIGSYGGRPVLLKFFASPKVDLVQHYYDKYNAWATAIAGLTPLPYKIFTIGAGTFKVNFHVFVLASIGSRGLRFFAVAGLTRLFGHQVMPIIKDYFNVATIIFILLLVGGFWAVGYLAKRIQRSKS from the coding sequence ATGGGATCTCTTAAAAACTGGATGCTCTCTTTTCTTGCCGGACCCTATCCCGGGATCGCTCTCTTCTGCTTTGCTTTTGCGGAGAGTTCCTTTTTTCCCATCCCCCCGGACATCATGCTGATTCCACTCGTTCTGGCCCGACCGGAGCACTGGTTGCTCTATGCGGTGATCACAACGGTGGCCTCCGTTCTTGGCGGTATGGCGGGATATCTGATCGGTTCCTATGGCGGACGGCCCGTACTGCTGAAGTTTTTTGCTTCTCCGAAGGTAGATCTTGTGCAGCATTATTATGATAAGTACAATGCCTGGGCAACTGCCATTGCAGGATTGACACCGTTACCCTATAAGATTTTTACAATCGGTGCCGGAACCTTCAAAGTGAACTTTCATGTGTTCGTTCTTGCCTCCATCGGGTCCAGGGGATTAAGGTTCTTTGCCGTTGCCGGTCTGACCCGGCTGTTCGGGCATCAGGTCATGCCGATTATCAAGGATTATTTTAACGTGGCCACCATTATTTTCATCCTCCTCCTTGTGGGAGGATTCTGGGCTGTCGGCTACTTGGCAAAGCGTATACAAAGGAGTAAGTCATGA
- a CDS encoding NAD(P)-dependent oxidoreductase: MDLILLTGATGFIGGHVARKLLNHDYNLRLYVRDRRRCPPDLEGVDVIEGDLLDPAVCERAVKGVHTIIHGAALTRARTIREFYRVNRDGSIGLYHAASRVPSCRRFVFLSSQAAAGPARGDRPREETDPPEPLSHYGRSKLEAELELLSTPGPSVASLRLSAVYGPGDREIFPFFQAAERGWVPLPAPPSARLQLIHVEDAVDGVVLAAENDCEGVFFLAHPEVHSYRSLISLLGKVSGKEPVVFPLPAWVVHSAAAINAFLARSFHRTAIFNPGKARELRARQWTCSITKAQSMLKFSPRIQFESGARDTLTWYRQQHWLH; the protein is encoded by the coding sequence ATGGATCTGATCCTGCTGACAGGTGCCACCGGGTTTATTGGCGGCCATGTTGCACGGAAACTATTGAACCACGATTACAATCTAAGGCTCTATGTGCGGGATCGCCGGCGGTGTCCTCCGGATCTGGAGGGAGTTGACGTAATTGAAGGAGATCTTCTGGATCCTGCCGTCTGTGAACGTGCAGTCAAGGGTGTCCATACGATTATCCATGGGGCGGCATTGACCCGTGCTCGAACCATACGTGAGTTTTACAGAGTAAATCGGGATGGATCGATAGGACTCTATCATGCGGCATCCCGTGTTCCTTCCTGTCGCAGGTTTGTCTTTCTCTCGTCCCAGGCCGCAGCTGGGCCTGCCCGGGGAGACAGACCGAGGGAGGAAACCGATCCGCCGGAGCCGTTAAGCCATTACGGGAGAAGCAAGCTGGAGGCGGAACTGGAGCTCCTCTCAACACCGGGACCTTCTGTCGCATCCCTCCGTCTTTCGGCAGTATATGGACCGGGCGACCGTGAAATCTTTCCCTTCTTTCAGGCTGCGGAACGCGGGTGGGTTCCCCTGCCGGCACCGCCTTCGGCCCGGCTTCAGCTCATTCACGTGGAAGATGCTGTGGACGGGGTTGTCCTGGCAGCGGAAAATGATTGTGAAGGCGTTTTTTTCCTGGCACATCCGGAAGTTCACTCGTATCGGTCGCTCATTTCCTTACTGGGAAAGGTTTCAGGAAAGGAGCCCGTGGTTTTTCCGCTTCCCGCCTGGGTCGTACACAGTGCTGCGGCAATCAATGCTTTTCTGGCCAGGTCTTTTCACAGGACGGCGATCTTTAATCCGGGAAAAGCTCGAGAATTACGTGCCCGGCAGTGGACATGTTCCATAACAAAGGCTCAATCTATGTTAAAATTTTCCCCTCGAATTCAGTTCGAATCCGGAGCTCGAGATACATTGACCTGGTACCGTCAACAACACTGGCTGCACTGA
- a CDS encoding dihydroneopterin aldolase: MAANTSEPMTIHIKNLRLRTIIGIHDWERDQLQDVIINIKFDYEGRYAIQSDRIEDTVDYKKITKRIIDMVNESSFFLLDALAGRILDLVLKEEGVIHATVEVDKPHALRFADSVSITCSGSRET; the protein is encoded by the coding sequence ATGGCGGCGAACACCTCTGAACCGATGACAATCCACATCAAGAACTTAAGGTTGCGGACCATTATCGGGATCCACGACTGGGAGCGGGATCAACTGCAGGATGTCATCATTAATATCAAGTTTGATTATGAGGGCCGATATGCCATCCAGAGTGATCGCATTGAGGATACGGTGGACTATAAAAAGATCACAAAGCGAATTATCGATATGGTTAACGAGTCTTCCTTCTTTCTACTGGATGCACTCGCCGGAAGAATTCTGGACCTTGTCCTGAAGGAAGAGGGTGTAATTCATGCAACCGTCGAAGTGGATAAACCCCACGCTTTGCGCTTTGCCGACTCTGTCTCCATAACCTGCTCCGGTTCCCGGGAGACATGA